In the genome of Microbacterium endophyticum, one region contains:
- a CDS encoding nucleoside phosphorylase: MTTSGSTSHANASHVDKSQEGIGVRQYHIGIAPGEVSSVALLPGDPFRVPFVAEFLSDVKEVAHNREHRTMTGWYKGRHITATSTGMGCPSTAIAVEELARVGVTSFIRVGSSAGLQPGIAPGDLLVSEGSFRNDGTTDAYLPKGFPAVPDLELTMSLARHSTRLAEASGTRSHTGISVSDDAFYAETPEWIAQLNTMGILNVEMEASALYIVARMRGLRAGMVCACSSNLVDGASLYDEKNSALKDGWMRSIEAALETAVELEL; encoded by the coding sequence ATGACCACTTCTGGAAGCACATCCCACGCAAACGCATCACACGTCGACAAATCCCAAGAGGGTATCGGCGTTCGGCAGTACCACATCGGCATCGCGCCGGGAGAAGTCTCCTCGGTTGCGCTTTTGCCCGGTGACCCGTTTCGGGTTCCGTTCGTCGCTGAGTTTCTTTCCGACGTGAAAGAGGTCGCTCACAATCGCGAGCACCGCACGATGACGGGCTGGTACAAAGGCCGTCACATCACGGCGACCTCAACCGGCATGGGGTGCCCTTCCACCGCGATCGCTGTGGAGGAACTCGCGCGCGTCGGAGTGACGTCGTTCATTCGCGTCGGGAGTTCCGCTGGCCTCCAGCCGGGTATCGCCCCCGGTGATCTGCTTGTGAGCGAAGGCAGCTTCCGCAATGACGGCACTACTGACGCGTACCTCCCGAAGGGCTTCCCCGCGGTTCCCGATCTCGAGCTCACGATGTCACTCGCCCGCCACTCGACGCGGCTTGCGGAGGCGTCGGGCACCCGATCCCACACCGGCATCAGCGTGAGCGATGACGCGTTTTACGCCGAAACCCCGGAGTGGATTGCGCAGCTGAATACGATGGGCATCCTCAACGTGGAGATGGAGGCATCCGCTCTCTACATCGTCGCCCGGATGCGCGGGCTGCGTGCCGGAATGGTGTGCGCATGCTCGAGCAATCTGGTCGACGGAGCATCGCTCTACGACGAGAAGAATTCTGCTCTCAAAGACGGCTGGATGCGCTCGATCGAAGCAGCGCTCGAGACGGCTGTCGAACTCGAGCTGTGA
- a CDS encoding nucleotidyltransferase family protein: protein MVEPLVYGAVLAAGAGTRFGGPKALARSDDGVPWLVQVVAALTDGGCTKVGVTLGAERDAAGELVPPRAQVLEVPQWSSGLSASVRTALEAAEVAEAVAVIICTVDTPDLPAAAVARVVAGARESSLAQAVYDGRPGHPVLIGRDHFAAVQERLSGDTGAGHYLRAHDAHRVECGDLWSGLDIDR, encoded by the coding sequence ATGGTCGAACCTTTGGTGTACGGCGCGGTACTCGCAGCAGGTGCGGGCACCCGGTTCGGAGGGCCAAAAGCACTCGCGCGAAGTGACGATGGGGTGCCCTGGCTCGTTCAGGTCGTGGCGGCACTCACCGATGGTGGTTGCACGAAAGTAGGTGTCACACTCGGCGCGGAACGTGACGCGGCCGGTGAGCTCGTGCCGCCACGGGCTCAGGTCCTTGAGGTTCCCCAGTGGTCAAGCGGTCTTTCGGCGAGCGTACGCACCGCGTTGGAAGCCGCCGAGGTCGCGGAGGCGGTGGCCGTGATTATCTGCACCGTTGATACCCCCGATCTGCCCGCTGCCGCGGTTGCCCGCGTCGTCGCGGGTGCCCGAGAATCCTCGCTCGCGCAGGCCGTCTATGACGGACGACCGGGGCACCCGGTGTTAATCGGGCGAGACCACTTTGCCGCAGTGCAAGAGCGCTTGTCGGGAGACACCGGCGCGGGACACTACCTCCGCGCGCACGACGCTCACCGAGTCGAGTGCGGCGATCTCTGGTCGGGGCTCGATATCGATCGGTAG
- a CDS encoding S24/S26 family peptidase — MRALSIVRWVIVGLLIAAAVVPAAAAAVRGWTFVAVQDEAMAPTYGDGELLVLRPPTGGEYFAVGEVVTADSGEGQMIGRVAGVGDDGTFDLQLLTSDSGEVVAVAPVYIDAVVEYHISSEFSLLVQWPTRIALIVIALALALLPPRPRSGRARSRRGNPLPRPATAAYEGASATNEFVQREREAEMLDREQDFSPYADSGSATRRAHRAPSRDE, encoded by the coding sequence ATGCGTGCACTTTCAATCGTGAGGTGGGTGATTGTCGGGCTACTCATCGCTGCCGCCGTCGTCCCCGCCGCAGCCGCGGCTGTTCGCGGGTGGACATTCGTTGCTGTGCAAGATGAAGCTATGGCACCTACTTACGGAGATGGCGAGCTTCTCGTGTTGCGTCCCCCGACTGGCGGGGAGTACTTCGCCGTGGGTGAGGTCGTCACAGCAGATTCTGGCGAGGGTCAGATGATCGGGCGGGTGGCAGGAGTAGGTGACGACGGCACGTTCGATCTGCAACTGTTAACGAGCGATTCAGGCGAAGTTGTCGCGGTGGCGCCTGTCTATATCGATGCGGTTGTTGAGTATCACATCAGCAGTGAATTCAGTCTGCTGGTGCAATGGCCTACCCGTATTGCCCTGATAGTGATCGCGCTAGCGCTGGCTCTGCTCCCGCCTCGACCGCGCAGCGGACGTGCGCGGTCGAGGCGAGGGAACCCTCTGCCGCGCCCCGCGACGGCCGCATACGAAGGAGCATCGGCAACAAACGAATTCGTGCAACGTGAACGCGAGGCAGAGATGCTCGATCGAGAGCAAGACTTCTCTCCATATGCTGACTCCGGATCGGCTACTCGGCGCGCGCACCGTGCACCCTCACGTGATGAGTGA
- a CDS encoding 2-hydroxyacid dehydrogenase: MSTPPLVVSVPSSELAADVQPLPAGVELIVWPMDAPAPRQRIDLVVTPYLRQPGALSRLKDVSSRLVQSQSIGYEGIESRLPVGTIFANAASVHETSTAELALALTLAAQRELGRFAVDATRGEWQTVFTESLADKRVLLLGFGGVGKAVAARLEGFEVQIIPVASRAREEDGFRVHGVDELDMLLPTSDVVILTLPGGESTRHIIGDAELSLLPENALIVNVGRGPLIDTEALIDHVSRRRIRAALDVTDPEPLPKDHPLWALPGVLISPHVGGATTAMRPRIARLVRRQIELMRAGEKPINVVVGG; this comes from the coding sequence GTGAGTACTCCGCCGCTTGTCGTCTCGGTTCCTTCGTCTGAACTGGCGGCAGACGTGCAGCCGTTGCCCGCAGGCGTCGAGCTCATCGTGTGGCCGATGGACGCACCCGCTCCGCGCCAACGTATCGATCTGGTCGTGACGCCCTATCTGCGCCAGCCAGGGGCGCTTTCGCGACTGAAAGATGTCTCGTCGCGTCTCGTGCAAAGCCAGTCGATCGGCTACGAGGGCATCGAGTCTCGACTACCCGTCGGCACGATTTTCGCCAACGCTGCGAGCGTCCACGAGACCTCGACAGCAGAACTCGCCCTCGCACTCACTCTTGCCGCACAGCGCGAACTCGGCCGGTTCGCCGTCGACGCAACACGTGGTGAGTGGCAGACAGTCTTCACCGAAAGCCTCGCCGACAAGCGTGTCTTGCTGCTGGGCTTCGGTGGCGTGGGTAAAGCGGTCGCCGCACGACTTGAAGGCTTCGAAGTTCAGATCATTCCTGTCGCTTCCCGTGCGCGCGAAGAGGATGGCTTCCGGGTGCACGGTGTCGACGAACTCGACATGCTTCTTCCCACGTCTGATGTCGTCATTCTCACTCTCCCTGGCGGCGAGAGTACCCGCCACATCATTGGCGACGCCGAGCTTTCGTTGCTTCCCGAGAACGCTCTCATCGTCAACGTGGGGCGGGGGCCTCTCATCGACACCGAAGCGCTGATCGATCATGTGTCGCGCCGGCGCATCAGAGCGGCCCTCGATGTGACCGATCCCGAGCCTCTCCCGAAGGATCACCCGCTCTGGGCGTTACCCGGAGTGCTCATTTCGCCGCACGTAGGCGGAGCGACGACAGCCATGCGCCCGCGAATCGCGCGGTTGGTGCGCCGCCAAATCGAGCTGATGCGCGCGGGCGAAAAACCCATCAACGTCGTCGTCGGCGGCTAG
- a CDS encoding SCO4848 family membrane protein produces MVIFAAVVLLVNALFNFVVWPRFYPRIANDPRARDAAGTRTAFYRVHVVLITIALVLAVASVVAGVVVLL; encoded by the coding sequence GTGGTCATCTTTGCTGCTGTCGTGCTGCTCGTGAATGCGCTTTTCAACTTTGTGGTGTGGCCGAGGTTTTATCCACGTATCGCGAACGACCCACGCGCACGCGACGCCGCGGGCACACGCACCGCGTTCTACCGCGTGCACGTGGTGCTGATTACCATCGCACTCGTGTTGGCTGTGGCATCCGTTGTTGCCGGAGTTGTTGTTCTGCTCTAG
- a CDS encoding XdhC family protein, which produces MLELATALLPALHAGERVAVITVTRVARSAPRGAGAAMALTESGRVIGSISGGCVEGDSVMLGAEALASGVGRTASFGFSDDVAHAAGLACGGAVDVVSSLIEPTDAATLAALELAAADRPVSVSLVTSGPAIGRLVAPEELAASTQSERALRLRETHMLTAAYDGDDVLLISVAPKPRLIILGAGEHAAALCRVAAASGWAVTVCDAWPLLITAERFPEATELVAEMPHEYLARLSDIDGDIDARTAVCVLTHDERLDVPALRVALDLPVGFVGALGARATVARRTTLLLQAGVDAASLARLHSPLGLDLGGSRPDEVAIAALAEIVAARYDASTRPLRVLDGPLHRRAQSANTEEACTIPQEA; this is translated from the coding sequence ATGCTCGAGCTTGCCACCGCTCTCCTCCCGGCACTGCATGCGGGTGAACGCGTCGCCGTGATTACCGTCACCCGGGTCGCGCGGAGCGCTCCGCGCGGTGCTGGCGCGGCGATGGCGCTGACCGAATCGGGTCGCGTGATCGGTTCGATCTCAGGCGGATGTGTCGAGGGCGACTCGGTCATGCTGGGCGCCGAAGCACTCGCGAGTGGCGTCGGCCGCACGGCATCCTTTGGGTTTAGTGACGATGTCGCTCACGCAGCCGGACTCGCATGCGGCGGTGCGGTCGACGTCGTTTCTTCCCTGATCGAACCAACGGATGCCGCAACCCTCGCCGCACTCGAGCTGGCCGCTGCCGACCGGCCGGTCTCCGTGAGTCTTGTCACCTCCGGCCCGGCCATAGGTCGTCTCGTGGCCCCCGAAGAACTCGCAGCCAGCACGCAAAGCGAGCGCGCTCTTCGGTTGCGCGAAACCCACATGCTTACCGCCGCATATGACGGCGACGATGTACTTCTCATCTCGGTGGCGCCCAAACCTCGCCTCATTATTCTTGGTGCCGGAGAACACGCCGCCGCCCTCTGTCGCGTTGCTGCGGCTTCGGGGTGGGCCGTAACGGTGTGCGACGCGTGGCCGCTGCTGATCACAGCAGAGCGTTTCCCAGAAGCGACCGAGCTCGTGGCGGAGATGCCTCATGAATATCTGGCGCGGTTGAGCGACATCGATGGCGACATCGACGCGCGCACCGCGGTGTGCGTACTCACTCACGATGAACGCCTCGATGTGCCAGCGTTGCGCGTCGCGCTAGATCTCCCCGTTGGCTTCGTCGGCGCTCTCGGAGCTCGGGCCACTGTGGCGCGTCGCACGACGCTGCTGTTGCAGGCGGGTGTTGACGCGGCATCCCTCGCTCGCCTTCATTCTCCCCTCGGCCTCGATCTCGGCGGATCACGCCCCGATGAGGTTGCGATTGCGGCCCTCGCCGAGATCGTCGCGGCCCGTTATGACGCAAGCACGCGACCGTTGCGGGTACTCGACGGACCGCTTCATCGACGAGCGCAGAGCGCAAATACTGAAGAGGCGTGCACCATTCCGCAAGAGGCATAA
- a CDS encoding phosphoribosylformylglycinamidine synthase subunit PurS, giving the protein MPTIVVDVMPKAELLDPQGKAVAGALTRMGVETFDSVRIGKRFELHVAGEVTEAVLDQARQIAADVLSNSVIEDVVGIEVVE; this is encoded by the coding sequence ATGCCCACAATCGTCGTCGACGTGATGCCCAAAGCCGAACTCCTCGACCCACAGGGGAAGGCCGTCGCTGGCGCCCTCACCCGTATGGGCGTTGAGACGTTCGATTCAGTGCGCATCGGCAAACGTTTCGAGCTCCATGTAGCGGGCGAGGTTACCGAGGCAGTGCTCGACCAGGCGCGACAGATCGCCGCCGACGTGCTCTCTAACTCAGTGATCGAGGATGTCGTCGGCATCGAGGTCGTCGAATGA
- the purQ gene encoding phosphoribosylformylglycinamidine synthase subunit PurQ, which translates to MTARIGVITFPGSLDDRDAQRAIRIAGAEPVALWHGTHDLDGVDALVLPGGFSYGDYLRAGAIAALAPIMTEVKSAAASGMPILGICNGFQMLVEAHLLPGGLIRNANQQFIRRDQRLRVENASTAWTSEFTAGEEIVIPLKNADGGFTADAETLKRVEGEGLVAFRYLGVNPNGSLDDIAGLTNERGNVVGLMPHPEHAVEEGFGPNTPLAMRSGIDGLGFFTSAIAAVVSAAA; encoded by the coding sequence ATGACAGCGCGCATCGGGGTCATCACGTTCCCGGGCTCGCTCGATGACCGCGACGCACAGCGCGCCATCCGAATCGCCGGCGCAGAGCCTGTCGCGCTGTGGCACGGAACCCACGACCTCGACGGAGTGGATGCTCTCGTGCTCCCGGGCGGATTCAGCTACGGAGATTACCTCCGGGCCGGCGCGATCGCGGCGCTCGCACCAATCATGACCGAAGTCAAAAGTGCTGCGGCATCCGGAATGCCGATTCTCGGTATTTGCAACGGTTTTCAAATGCTTGTCGAAGCTCACCTGCTGCCAGGCGGATTGATCAGGAATGCGAACCAGCAGTTCATTCGCCGCGATCAGCGGCTGCGTGTCGAGAACGCTTCGACCGCGTGGACGAGTGAGTTCACGGCGGGCGAAGAAATCGTCATTCCGCTGAAGAACGCGGATGGCGGATTCACGGCAGACGCCGAGACGCTCAAACGCGTCGAGGGTGAGGGCCTTGTGGCATTCCGCTACCTCGGCGTGAACCCCAACGGGTCACTCGATGACATCGCAGGCCTCACGAACGAGCGCGGCAACGTCGTGGGTCTCATGCCTCACCCCGAACACGCTGTAGAAGAAGGTTTCGGCCCGAACACGCCGTTGGCGATGCGCTCTGGTATCGATGGGCTTGGCTTCTTCACATCCGCCATCGCCGCAGTCGTCTCCGCCGCCGCATAG